From Echinicola soli, a single genomic window includes:
- a CDS encoding ABC transporter ATP-binding protein, whose product MDSPHYILEGTGISIGYHKGKQVIKVGESLSFKLPKGKLTCLLGPNGVGKSTLVKTIMGHLPSLAGDIIFSGIPLHEQHPRQLAQKISVVLTDKITAGNLTVQQLVALGRTPFTNWLGKLAAEDKHIITEALQATKTYYLKDQLISEISDGQLQKVMIARALAQDGQLIILDEPTAHLDLINRYEIMHLLRDITNKQGKSILVVTHDLEIAIETADNLWIMQCGVPLTTGTPEDLVISGRINLLTTGSRLTFDPALGKIRPAALQTYGSIHGPDHLVQWLKLALHKSAIKLPQNLSIEVVDAPPTFRITGNGFEETLHDIQSVISWLKQR is encoded by the coding sequence ATGGATAGCCCACATTATATATTGGAAGGAACAGGCATCAGCATCGGATACCACAAAGGAAAGCAAGTCATCAAGGTGGGCGAATCCCTGTCTTTTAAGCTTCCAAAAGGGAAACTCACTTGTCTACTCGGGCCAAACGGGGTGGGGAAATCTACTTTGGTGAAAACCATTATGGGACATCTTCCCAGTTTGGCCGGGGACATTATATTTTCAGGAATCCCCTTACACGAACAACATCCACGTCAACTTGCCCAAAAAATCAGTGTCGTGCTGACCGACAAAATTACTGCCGGCAACCTGACCGTCCAGCAATTGGTTGCATTGGGACGTACACCGTTCACCAATTGGCTGGGAAAACTAGCCGCTGAGGACAAGCACATCATCACTGAAGCCCTGCAGGCTACCAAAACCTATTACCTCAAAGACCAGCTGATCAGCGAAATCAGTGACGGTCAACTTCAGAAAGTAATGATCGCCCGAGCACTTGCCCAAGATGGCCAGCTGATCATCCTGGATGAACCCACCGCCCATTTAGATCTGATCAACCGCTACGAGATCATGCACCTGTTGCGCGACATCACCAATAAACAAGGAAAATCCATTTTGGTCGTCACACACGACCTGGAAATCGCTATCGAAACAGCCGATAACCTTTGGATCATGCAGTGTGGCGTGCCATTGACTACCGGAACACCTGAGGACCTGGTCATCTCCGGCAGAATCAACCTGCTTACTACCGGATCGAGACTTACTTTTGACCCAGCCCTGGGGAAAATTCGACCAGCTGCTTTACAAACCTATGGCAGCATCCATGGTCCTGACCACCTGGTCCAATGGCTGAAACTTGCCCTGCACAAAAGCGCCATTAAATTACCCCAAAATTTATCCATCGAAGTGGTAGATGCTCCCCCTACCTTCAGAATCACTGGTAATGGTTTTGAAGAAACATTGCATGATATTCAGTCCGTTATTTCATGGCTAAAACAGCGATGA
- a CDS encoding MarR family winged helix-turn-helix transcriptional regulator codes for MTKEQFSQYSFLLDRTARRVKQYAQQKFKVGDFDVTVDQWLVLKHLAENEALSQTELATLVFKDQPTLTRIIDILCKKGYVQRIQHPGDRRSFHLLLTTNGEEKVAELKPKISGIREKAWENLGQKDFEEFKRILNTIYSNLE; via the coding sequence ATGACAAAAGAACAATTTAGTCAATACTCGTTTTTGCTGGACCGAACAGCCAGAAGGGTCAAACAATATGCCCAGCAAAAGTTTAAGGTAGGAGACTTCGACGTAACAGTGGACCAATGGCTTGTCCTGAAACACTTGGCCGAAAACGAAGCCTTGAGTCAAACCGAATTGGCGACGCTGGTGTTTAAGGATCAACCTACCCTAACAAGGATCATTGACATACTGTGTAAAAAGGGCTATGTCCAGCGGATACAGCACCCTGGAGACCGGAGGAGCTTTCACCTGCTGCTCACCACCAATGGGGAAGAAAAAGTAGCCGAACTAAAGCCCAAAATAAGTGGCATCAGGGAAAAAGCCTGGGAAAACTTAGGGCAGAAGGACTTTGAGGAATTCAAAAGAATCCTCAACACCATCTACAGTAATTTAGAATAG